The Cherax quadricarinatus isolate ZL_2023a chromosome 18, ASM3850222v1, whole genome shotgun sequence nucleotide sequence TTATTGAAATATATATCAATGTTTATTATTGAAATATATATCAATGTTTATTATTGAAATATATATCAATGTTTATTATTGAAATATATATCAATGTTTATTATTGAAATATATATCAATGTTTATTATTGAAATATATATCAATGTTTATTATTGAAATATATATCAATGTTTATTATTGAAATATATATCAATGTTTATTATTGAAATATATATCAATGTTTATTATTGAACTTTATTTAAATAGAGTTTGTTACTGAACTTTAAGTAGTATTTGTTATGTAACTTTGTGAGATTCTAAATTATAGTTTGTTGAAGGAAGGTAAGGAATCCCAGAAAGGTACCTTCACGCCGGTGACGGTGACTCCTGCTCTAAGGATCGAACCTTATTAACTCCCATTCCCCATGTGATGTATGATCCCCCCCATACAGTTTTAGCGCTTCCCACTGATGataatactactgctacaacaactactgcaACAGCTGTGTGTGGTTCCGGTGGCACTGGTGGGCCACGGAACGCCAAGTGTCGACAAGgaacacctggtcatcactggaGGGGGTCAGATGTTACCCGTGTTTCGTTTACTTCCTCTGCGCTGCGGGTTTAACCCCGTTGAGCCCATGGTGAGTGTCTCAAGGTTTTTTTTTTCGGCGAATATCAGTCTCTAACAACGCACTGTTGTTAGAGACTGATATTGTGATCAAAAAAAGTGTTTTACTTTTCGCTTTGACTATTGTGAGGTTAATATGCAAGTTTCAGAGATTAACATCACAGTTGTTCTGTAGTGGCACGGTATTCTTGGCTGTATTTACAGGTGTGTCACCTGAAAGTCTTAGGTCACCTAACATGTTATCACATCAGGTGCTCACTTTCCCTACAATTTAAGGCTGCCACTACCTTAAATTATAAATTGTTAGTTGTATATATAATGCAGTTCGCCTTCCAggggatttatatatatatatatgtcgtgccgaataggcagaacttgcgatcttggcttaaatagcaacgctcatcgtgccatataggtcaagcgaaaatttgtgtatgcaataatttcactaaaatcattctgaatgtaacgaaaaaaatatatttcactgtttgtttagtattaaattactgtaaacaaatctaaaatatatttagttgggttaggctaaaataaattgttcttgttataataaggttaggtaagttttctaagattcttttggtgcaaaattaaaattttttacattaacattaatgaaaaaactatatctttaaaggtataagagaaaattttcgaaaggacttaattttaaatgagttcttgctaattgaccagttttacatattcggcacgacatatatatatatatatatatatatatatatatatatatatatatatatatatatatatatatatatatatatatatatatatatatatatatatatatatatgtgtgtgtgtgtgtgtgtgtgtgtgtgtgtgtgtgtgtgtgtgtgtgtgtgtgtgtgtgtgtgtgtgtgtgtgtgtgtgtgtgtaataagccCTTTGAAGGCGAACAGCCAGATACCATTTTATTTGGATGGTTTAGCGATACATATGTCATGCTTTATTGTATTAAGTCATGTATTAGTGCTCTATGTATTGCTGTATTAAGTTATGAATTACAATACTGTGCCATGTATTAAATCATTTATTACCCTGTCATGTCATTTATTACTTTACATTATAAAGAGACAGAAGTATGCGGATTTAGTCTCTGTTCAGACGTCATGCTCAGCGTTGTGACTAAAAACGTTCTTGGGGAAAATCTCTGTACCTGTCGGCACCATCTGGCAGAGCAAGTCTTGTGTTGCaggaggtgttgatggtgatggtgctggaacGTCGTAGTGAAGCCTTCCTGCTGTCAGCTGTGGGTCCGTGTCTGGTGTTGGGACTCCTTGGTCACCTCTCCTTCCTGGCCTTCCCTCTCAATCACTTCAGCGAGAGGGCCAACACCTCCCTCTCACTCCTCATCGTCGTTGCTGCCCTTTTCTCTCAGGTTAGGCTAGCTTTACCTGCGCTAGCTATATATTTATAGTTAGAAGATCAAATGTGCCAGGTATCGTTCCACAGAGGCTTACCTGTCTTAGGTATCGTTTGCTAAAGATTCACCTGCTGCAGGTCAATCTCTAGCTATGTTTATCGATATCTGGTAATGTATATGGATTGTAAGTAGCGAAATAATTCGCCAATTACAATTGATATACATTTGCTAAATATTGTACCCTACAGACGCCATATCTACTAGATATCGCTTCATATATAGAAGTTCACCCTTGCTAGATACCGTGCACAAGGTAGAAGAGGCGCACTAGGGTCCAGTACTCAAGAAACCTACCTGAAACCATAAAGAAACCTCCCTGAAACCATAACGAACAACAGAATGTTTGAAACAAGAGGGAAATCCTGTTGATATTATTACCCCTTTTacccctctcaagggaggtttttTGACTCTGGTGAGGGGCTCGTGATCTAGGGAATcgaatctgtgctccggttccctgatttaagcctgaataccttccatcacccaccccccacaggcgctgtataatccttacaggtttagcgttcccccatgataataataataataataataataataataataataataataataataataataataataataataataataataatcactttcaATACAGATTTTTGGGCGACTAAGTCCACCCTGGAGTGTTCACGCAAGTGATCAATGAACTTAACCAGTTTACCTGTAGAaagttcggggggtcaacgcctccgcggcccggtctgtgaccagtcgtTGACGTTTCTGTAATATCGAAACCTACGAACTAAAACTGACCCTCAGTCACCAATATTCTTTTACTCTCATCTCTAAATTAATTTGCTAAAAAGCGGACATTAACAAAAGGCAAAAAATATGCATATTAAGAAATGCATTTAATAAAACTGACttaatattctgtacatataaaATGTTCACAAATATAAACTGAACACGAAGagtaaagaaataataataataataataataataataataataataataataataataataataataataataataataataattaaggaaTTATTATATCTGTTGAACAAATAATTCTCTGCTTAAAAATGTAACAATACtcattacgtttttttttttttttgccacgaTTGATTTTCAATAGAAGATTAACTTCCATAATGGAATTCTTTTGCAGCCGACGTTTTGCCCCCTTCATGGGAGAAACGTAGTGCTGTATATAAATTTTGTCATAATGTTGAATTTTTGACTCATTACTATGGTGGGGTACctcataccattaccatggtgggGGTACCTCGTACAATTACCATGGTGGGGGTACctcataccattaccatggtgggggtacctcataccattaccatggtgggGGTACCTCGTACCATTACCATGGTGGGGGTACctcataccattaccatggtgggGGTACCTCGTACCATTACCATGGTGGGGGTACctcataccattaccatggtggggtacctcataccattaccatggtgggGTACCTCGTACCATTACCATGGTACCTCATTACCATGGTGGGGGTACCTCGTACCTCATTACCATGGTGGGGGGGTACctcataccattaccatggtgggGGGTACCTCGTACCATTACCATGGTGGGGGGTGGGTACCTCATACCATTATCATCGGGGTACCTtataccattaccatggtgtgaGTACCTCACATCATTACCATGATATGGGTACCTTATACCATTATCATTGGGTACCTtataccattaccatggtgtgggtacctCACACCATTACCATGATGTAGGTACCTCATATCATTATCATGGTGAGGGTACCTCATACCATTATCATGGTGGGGTACCTCATACCATGGTTCGGGTGCctcataccattaccatggtgttggtagctcataccattaccatggtgttgatacctcataccattaccatggtgtgggttaCCCCACCACGATGTAGGTACCTCATATCATTATCATGGCGGGGGTACCTCATACCATTATCATGGTGGGGTACCTCATACAATGGTGCGGGTACctcataccattaccatggtgttggtacctcataccattaccatggtgttgATACCTCATACCATTGCCATGGTGTGGGTACCTCATACaattaccatggtgtgggtacaTCATACaattaccatggtgtgggtacctcataccattaccatggtgtgggtacctcataccattaccatggtgtgggtacatcataccattaccatggtgttgGTACCTCATGCCATTACCATGGTGGGGGTACCTCATGCCATTACCATGGTGGGGTACCTCATACCATTACCATTGTGGGGGTACctcataccattaccatggtgttgatacctcataccattaccatggtgttggtacctcataccattaccatggtgggGGTACCTTataccattaccatggtggggtacctcataccattaccatggtgggGTTCCTCATACCATTACCATAGTGGGGTACctcataccattaccatggtggggtccctcataccattaccatggtggggtacctcataccattaccatggtggggtacctcataccattaccatggtggggtacctcataccattaccatggtgggGTACCTCGTACCATTACCATGGTGGGGTACCTCGGTACCATTACctcataccattaccatggtgggGGTACCTCGTACCATTACCATGGTGGGGTACctcataccattaccatggtggggtacctcataccattaccatggtggggtacctcataccattaccatggtgggGGTACCTCGTACCATTACCATGGTGGGGTACctcataccattaccatggtggggtacctcataccattaccatggtggggtacctcataccattaccatggtggggtacctcataccattaccatggtggggtacctcataccattaccatggtggggtacctcataccattaccatggtggggtacctcataccattaccatggtgggGGTACCTCGTACCATTACCATGGTGGGGTACctcataccattaccatggtggggtacctcataccattaccatggtgggGTACCttcataccattaccatggtggggtacctcataccattaccatggtgggGGTGCCTCGTACCATTACCATACCTCATTACCATGGTGGGGGTACCTCGTACCATTACCATGGTGGGGTACctcataccattaccatggtgggGGTACCTCGTACCATTACCATGGTGGAGTACctcataccattaccatggtggagtacctcataccattaccatggtgggggtacctcataccattaccatggtggagtacctcataccattaccatggtgggggtacctcataccattaccatggtgggGTACCTCGTACCATTACCATGGTGGGGTACCTCGTACCATTACCATGGTGGGGTACctcataccattaccatggtggggtacctcataccattaccatggtggggtacctcataccattaccatggtggggtacctcataccattaccatggtggggtacctcataccattaccatggtggggtacctcataccattaccatggtgggGTACCTCATACAACGCCTGAGAAATAAATGACAATCATATTCGATCAAAGGGCAAAAATATCTTaaattcattggatcaagagtCTCTCATTATTATCAAATAATTCTCAAATTATCCAATAAACATCTagttctataataataataataataataataataataataataataataataataataataataataataataataataataataataataataataataataataataataataataataatgaagaaaaaggcacaataccgtgacatgaacaacaacaataataataataataataataataatgaagaaaaaggcacaataccgtgacatgaacaacaacaacaacaacaataataataataataataataataataataataataataataataataataataataataataataataatgcttcccACATGCAGTACTTACTGAGCAAATTCATCGTTACATAATTTTGCATTTCCGTGTATGTTCCACTAATATATTACTTGTTCGTGAGGGAAAAAAAACGCCTCTTCAGACATATTTCAAAAGATTCCAAATACTGGCTGCAATTACTTCCCGTGATACAATGGCTGTAATAATTTAGAGACGTTAATTATCTGTGACAGTCGGTGAGTACGCTACCAGCCTCGGCGTCGCCAAAGGCCATTGACGTGTGGTTCTTCTATTTTATCCTccgcttcttcctcttcttcgtgTGTCACTGCCTGGTGGAGTTCCAGAGGCGGAGGGTGTCGGCCTCGCCTCGTCATGACCAGCACacaggtagaggaggaggaacgcttgaaggagagaaggaaggtatgGACGCCTTGTTTGTACCCGGAGGGAAGGCTCCTGTAGAGCCGACTTCATCTTCGTCAGCATCTCAAAAGACCCGCACTGACATGTGCCACAAGAGGTTCCCGAACAAACAGCTGCAGCAGGTACGGGTGATAGAGAAACAGATGCTTTCTATTGATTTACTGAAGAAGCTTGTTCCCAAGGCGAAACGTCTCAATAAAAATCCTCACCGTAATTGTGTCTAATTTGATGAAGTCCCTGGTGACTGAAACGTCTTCGTAAATAAAGTGTCATAGCTCGGTTTGTGTGTCTCAGCTGCACTATCTTCCCCAGGTGTGGGTGACGCAAGGACCAGGACAGGTTCAGGTACCACGACCACTCTCTCCTGTGACAGTGAACATCGCCTCTCTGCTCCTCGGACTGGTAATCGACTGTGTGTTCCTGGTAGCTTTCTTCTGCTACCTACACCGCAAGAACCTTCAGGTTTTCAACCTCATCGCAGAGTTCGACAACTGTCTGTGGCGACGTTGAAGTCGACTCAAAATGCCgagcatttatttttttttatacaggaggtcctccacattcgcgagggttaggggatgaaGAACCTCGTGAATCTTGAAaattcgcgaatgtttggtgcagAAATATGacgtagggaaatataatactagcatttacttagcctaataATACTGCTTctttaacctattgaaccacgaacaatcataaatgttatatattattataattatatttacgCTTCATATGGTGCCAGAAAAGTGagaggcaatcagatttgatctaGGGGAGGACAGCTCTAGTTCCGTGGATCAAGAGCTCATCACCGGCCTCAATAAaacccctcctcatcctcctccttgaAGAGGAATATCGTGTGGGGCCTTGATGCAGGAAGAaagctcttgattcaaagaactgAAAGAATGACATCGAATCTTATTGCTTCTCACTCCTccatgcgctgtatgaccccataTGAGTTTAGCCCCCCATGACTGTGATAATAATAGACcaaacactgaagatggcacCATTTAGATACGAAAAAATACCATATAAAATATATCCTTAATAAAGGCGAATCGGCTCTGCATGAGTTCCTTATTTCACTAAAAAATCAACTTCGACACAAAGTAACACCCGGACCTGGAATACGAAATATCATTTTCAAAACATGAACAGAGTCCCAAACTTCGTTCTACACACACAAAAATTCCCAAACATTTACAAAAAGTACCTGACTTTAAATCCCTTACATTGATATATTTCccatttttttatactttttgaAAATGCAGTCGTCATTAACGTGTGCCTCTGGACGTAATATCTTCTAACTGGACTCCAGCGAGGCTCTATATTACTGCACTACACTGCATATAAAAGGGGTATACAATTATTTATTTGTTATCTggttaacaaaaaaaggcacaataccgtgactggaacgatacacaaataacccgcacataaaagagaggagcttacgacgacgtttcggtctgacttggaccatttacaaagtcacgtgtgaaccatacccccggccgggattg carries:
- the LOC128689372 gene encoding glycine receptor subunit alphaZ1-like, which produces MFVSSYCPADLTAFPFDVQLCVVPVALVGHGTPSVDKEHLVITGGGQMLPVFRLLPLRCGFNPVEPMEVLMVMVLERRSEAFLLSAVGPCLVLGLLGHLSFLAFPLNHFSERANTSLSLLIVVAALFSQSVSTLPASASPKAIDVWFFYFILRFFLFFVCHCLVEFQRRRVSASPRHDQHTGRGGGTLEGEKEGMDALFVPGGKAPVEPTSSSSASQKTRTDMCHKRFPNKQLQQVWVTQGPGQVQVPRPLSPVTVNIASLLLGLVIDCVFLVAFFCYLHRKNLQVFNLIAEFDNCLWRR